Sequence from the Candidatus Woesearchaeota archaeon genome:
AGATGATGTAATTCAAATTCTACTGCAACCCATTTATGAGCTAAGCTAATCACATTTTCAAATTCTTTTCTATCAGGGCAACTTATTTCCCAGTGCTCATAACCTTTTTTGTCCACAAAAGTCGGTTTTGTATAAATAAACTTAGGATTATAAGCCAATTTAATTGCTTGAGCTCTTTCAGATTTTATAGGTTCAGAGTAAATGAAAATAAACATATTTCCATTAAATTCAAAATAATGAGTTTTTTTATCTTTACGAAGAGAAGTCATAAAGTTTTCAACTCCTTTTTTATCTCCCTGAACTAACCCAACACTTGTAACAAATATTCTCTTGTTTTCAACATAATTATTCAAAGCATAATAAAAAATTTCAACATCAAATTCAACTGTTCTCTTACAAAAAGGACCTTCTTTTTCTTTAACACTAGCTTTCAAATGCCACATATATAATAATAGGAATAATCCGATATTTATACTTTGCGATTGATTTTAAAAAAGGCGTAAATATTGTTGCCTACGAAGAATAAATCTAATAAAAAATAATTTATTAACATTAGAAAACAGTAGAAATAAATTTTAAAAACTAAGGTGCCCCAAAGGAGCACCACATCCGAGTTCCATTAATAAAGAATAAAAACGCCACGACCCGGATTTGAACCGGGAACTCCCGAAGGAACAAGCTCGCTGGTATTATTTTCTGTTAACCTAATATTAGGTTATTCCAGGCCTACGCTTCTTTTTCAAGAATTTGCGCAATACCAGATTATGCGATCGTGGCACCAATCTTTAAGAATATATTTTTCATTTATAAACCTAATGATTCTTTTCCATCTGTTTAGCGCTACTTTTTTATTTCTCTTAGAATAATTCATAAACTCTGGAATTCTTTTTAAATACATAAATATTCTTATATTGCGCAACACCATAGATTAAGTTTTGTCTTTGAATTGTACTTCTTGAACCAATAATGTTGCTTCTATTTCTGTTTCTTGTATTATCTGGCTTTTTTTGATTTCTATTCTTTTTTTGAAGAAAGGTGCGTCTAGAACAAGAGATTCATATTCACCCCCTTCTCCAGCTATGTTGAAACCATTTTTCTTATTTAATAGTTTTAGCCGTTCCAAGTGGTTTTGTGTTATTTTTTCTCCGAGCCAACCAACATGTAAACCCTCTGCAGCAATTTTTATTATTCTGAAATCAAATCCTTTATTTATAAGGAGTTGAACTTCTTTTTCTTGATCCATGTGCCATAGCGGACTAAAACATTTTATTCCGAGTTCTTCACATATGTTTTCTATTCTTTTTCTTTGATAGTTACTATATAATGCGCCTGTTATTATGCCTTCTATTTTGTATTTTTGCATAGAGTTTTTTATTGCTTCTTTTAGTTCTTTTAGTTCTTTTTCTTTTTCTCCTTTAGTATCTTTTAGTATTATGGGAATATTTGCTGCTTCTGCTTGTATTATTGCTAAGTGCGTGTTAGGACCGTGATACATGTAGGAGTCTTTATTTTGGCTTTGTATTGTTATAAAGCATCGTATTTCATAGTTTTGATCCATCATTATTTGTGTTGCAAGAAGCGAGTCTTTTCCTGTGCTTAGTAGTACGCCTAGTTTTACGTTTCCTTCATTGTAAAATTGTTTTAGGTATTGTGCTTTTGTTTCTTTACTTTTATTTGCTAATTTTTGTATTGCTTTATCAAAGTTAGATCCGTATTGTGCTGCTTTTTTCTTGCGTTCAGCATATTTTTCTGGGAGGCCTTGTTTTTTTGCTATTTTTCTTAATATAATCTTTTTTTGTTCGCTGTTTAATTTTAGGTTTTCAGGTATTGTTAACGCATATTTTACCAGTTGTTTGTCTAAGAATGGAAGTCTTAGTTCTATTGTTTGACTCATTGTTATTACATCGTCTCTGTATAGATCTCGTTCGTAGATTTTTCTTAATCCTGCTAAGCATTCTTCATTTATGTCTTGTGAGTTTTCATGTCTTTGATATCCTGCAAATATTTCTTCGCTTCCAAGACCCGAAAATAGTATTTTTACGCCATCTTCTTTTGCCATTTCTGAACTTAAAAAAAAAGGTAATGCAACTCCTGCTTTTACTACGTTGTTGTCCTCTATTAAGGGCAGTATTTTTTTTAGATATTCTGGAACTTCATCAAGTGGTATTTCTTTTATTTTTAGTTCGAATCCTAGTTCTTTTGCGGCTTTTTTCGCCCATTCTGTGTCTTCTGCGTTTTTTAGTCCAGGTTCTTTTAGTGCTGCTGTATAGCAAGTGAATGGAATCCCTAATTTTTTTAGTTTGTATGCTATGTACGTGGAATCTATTCCTCCTGAAAATAGTATTCCTATTTTTTTGTCTTTTATTATTCTTTTTTGTATTGCTTTTTCTATGAGTGTTTCTGTTTTTTGTACTATTTGTTCTTCTTGTGTTTCCGGGTTGCCTAAAACTTTGAAGTATTCTCTGTCGTATTCTTTTAGTTCTTTGTTTTGTATATCGTACATCAGTATTTTTCTTGGGTTTAGTTCTTTTATGTATGCTCTGTCTAATTCTTGAGAAAGTAGTGCTTTTCTTTCGCTTGCAAAAGCAAATTTGCCTTCGGGGTCATGGTAGTACCATAAGGGTTTTACTCCTATTATGTCTCTTGCTAGGAATACGTGCTGAATTTCTTTGTTCCATAATGTGAGTGCATAAACTCCGTCGAGTTCTTCAAGTGAATTGTGGAGGTCATGACTATTTTTTAAAAAATTAAAAAGAACTTCAGCGTCGTTTTTTCCTTTTAATTCATATTTTTCTTGTAATTCTTTCCAGTTGTATATTTCGCAGTTTGTTGCAAAGATAAATTTTTCATTTTCTAAGGGTTGAGGTATTTTGTCAATTATTGCATGAAGGCAATGCCCTATACATCCATTTTGATTTTGAATAGTATTTGAAGAGTCTTTTCCTCTGTATTCTATTATTTTTATTCCTTCTTTCGTTTTGTTTTCGTTATCTTCAAAATTGAAGAACCCTATTATCCCACACATATTATTTAGAAAAGAAATTCTATTTATAAAGATATACAAATAATTGGGCTCTGTCCGAAAAGTTATTGCTAGCTTGAAGCAAAATTGAGATGAGCACATTGACAACGTCAATAACGCCGGTGCTCATCGGTAAAAATTCATACTGCAAAGCAGATGATATATCTTTCCAGCGATAAATCAAAATATTCCAGACAGAGCCCAAGTAATTGATAAAACTTATTTAACTTCATTTAACATAAGAATATTTTTCAAATGAAAACATACCAAAATTTATTGGCGTTTCAATCATATATTTTGATGCTGATTCAAGCATTTCCTGTTTTGTTTCCAGTATTTCAGTAATGTTTGTTTTTGTTGTATATTTTATCATCAACTTCATTAATAAAGGATAGTCAAATTTTATTGCTTTGTTCAAATCCGCATTCTGTTCATCTTCATGCATTTTTAAATAGTATTTTTTGTAATCTTGAAGAATTTTTTCATTTTTTAGTAATTCGTCAAACAATTGTGCTCCTGGTGTCGGAACAACTATGTCTGCATATACTTTTGTCAAATAAGAATACCTTTTTGATGCTTCTTTGATAAATTCTTTGTTTTTATTTAATGATTCTGA
This genomic interval carries:
- a CDS encoding helix-turn-helix domain-containing protein, giving the protein MWHLKASVKEKEGPFCKRTVEFDVEIFYYALNNYVENKRIFVTSVGLVQGDKKGVENFMTSLRKDKKTHYFEFNGNMFIFIYSEPIKSERAQAIKLAYNPKFIYTKPTFVDKKGYEHWEISCPDRKEFENVISLAHKWVAVEFELHHLKKQKFSTLRIISPLKKLTDKQQVALDLAIDNGYFGYPRKIKLEMLAKLMGVSISTYQFHLAKAEQKVFENRNK
- a CDS encoding diphthine--ammonia ligase, yielding MCGIIGFFNFEDNENKTKEGIKIIEYRGKDSSNTIQNQNGCIGHCLHAIIDKIPQPLENEKFIFATNCEIYNWKELQEKYELKGKNDAEVLFNFLKNSHDLHNSLEELDGVYALTLWNKEIQHVFLARDIIGVKPLWYYHDPEGKFAFASERKALLSQELDRAYIKELNPRKILMYDIQNKELKEYDREYFKVLGNPETQEEQIVQKTETLIEKAIQKRIIKDKKIGILFSGGIDSTYIAYKLKKLGIPFTCYTAALKEPGLKNAEDTEWAKKAAKELGFELKIKEIPLDEVPEYLKKILPLIEDNNVVKAGVALPFFLSSEMAKEDGVKILFSGLGSEEIFAGYQRHENSQDINEECLAGLRKIYERDLYRDDVITMSQTIELRLPFLDKQLVKYALTIPENLKLNSEQKKIILRKIAKKQGLPEKYAERKKKAAQYGSNFDKAIQKLANKSKETKAQYLKQFYNEGNVKLGVLLSTGKDSLLATQIMMDQNYEIRCFITIQSQNKDSYMYHGPNTHLAIIQAEAANIPIILKDTKGEKEKELKELKEAIKNSMQKYKIEGIITGALYSNYQRKRIENICEELGIKCFSPLWHMDQEKEVQLLINKGFDFRIIKIAAEGLHVGWLGEKITQNHLERLKLLNKKNGFNIAGEGGEYESLVLDAPFFKKRIEIKKSQIIQETEIEATLLVQEVQFKDKT